A window of Patescibacteria group bacterium contains these coding sequences:
- a CDS encoding nucleoside triphosphate pyrophosphohydrolase family protein: MDFNQYQKKSRSTAIYPNQGKNFIYPVLGLTGEAGEVAEKIKKVIRDKNGKIDEQTKKEIQKELGDVLWYVAQLATELKLSLNKIADCNIRKLKLRKTRNKLHGEGDNR; encoded by the coding sequence ATGGATTTTAATCAATATCAAAAAAAATCCCGTTCAACAGCTATTTATCCTAACCAAGGTAAAAATTTTATTTATCCTGTTTTAGGACTAACTGGAGAAGCGGGCGAGGTTGCTGAAAAAATTAAAAAAGTGATTAGAGATAAAAATGGAAAAATTGACGAACAAACAAAAAAAGAAATTCAAAAAGAATTAGGCGATGTTTTATGGTATGTCGCGCAATTAGCCACAGAATTAAAATTGTCTTTAAATAAAATCGCTGATTGTAATATTAGAAAATTAAAATTAAGAAAAACAAGAAATAAATTACATGGAGAAGGCGATAACCGATAA
- a CDS encoding FAD-dependent thymidylate synthase: MAKIFIYDEFSPEDIAMMQALYSRSPKSVEDHVRKVKESGSGKFMEKFYVGYGHSSIADCGSATIFIEGVSMLADKAIQDWQLYAGQETSTRYIDMSAQPIVNPLKTEKSKEILDKWMEFYINNQEELKRHLIKKYPRKKDEDESVYLKAIDARSFDIMRGFLPAGITTQLSWHTNLRQAWDKLSLLKHHPLVEVRKITEIALFKLKEKYSHSFSHKFYESQEKYREKIVAKYNYYNPQNIENDFFYKTNISITELNQYEDIIKTRPIKTNLPVFLAELGNITFNFFLDFGSFRDIQRHRNGICRMPLLTTKIGFNQWYLEQLPENLKKKAQKLISAQIKNIDNLDASLEIKQYYIAMGFNVACKVSYGLPATIYTIELRSGKLVHPTLRKIAHKMHQAIKKEFPNLILHSDMDLDNWDIRRGLQDIKEKNN; this comes from the coding sequence ATGGCAAAAATATTTATTTATGACGAATTTTCCCCAGAAGATATAGCAATGATGCAAGCACTTTATTCCCGCAGTCCAAAAAGCGTTGAAGATCATGTTCGAAAAGTAAAAGAATCTGGATCCGGTAAATTTATGGAAAAATTTTATGTAGGTTATGGACATTCAAGTATTGCTGATTGCGGAAGTGCGACAATTTTTATTGAAGGCGTGAGTATGCTGGCTGATAAAGCAATTCAAGATTGGCAATTATACGCGGGACAAGAAACAAGCACAAGATATATTGATATGTCAGCTCAACCGATTGTTAATCCTTTAAAAACAGAAAAATCAAAAGAAATTTTAGACAAATGGATGGAATTTTATATTAATAATCAAGAAGAACTTAAGAGACATTTGATTAAAAAATATCCGCGCAAAAAAGACGAAGATGAATCAGTTTATTTAAAAGCCATTGACGCGAGAAGTTTTGATATTATGAGAGGATTTTTGCCAGCTGGAATAACAACGCAATTGAGTTGGCATACAAATTTAAGACAAGCTTGGGATAAATTATCATTATTAAAACATCATCCATTAGTAGAAGTAAGAAAAATAACTGAAATAGCTCTTTTTAAATTAAAAGAAAAATATTCTCATAGTTTTAGCCATAAATTTTATGAAAGCCAAGAAAAATATAGAGAAAAAATTGTAGCTAAATATAATTATTATAATCCTCAAAATATTGAAAACGATTTTTTTTATAAAACAAATATATCTATAACAGAACTTAATCAATATGAAGACATTATAAAAACAAGACCAATAAAAACAAATCTTCCTGTTTTTTTAGCAGAGCTTGGAAATATTACTTTTAATTTTTTTCTTGATTTTGGATCTTTTCGAGATATCCAAAGGCACAGAAACGGAATTTGCAGAATGCCATTATTAACAACAAAAATAGGATTTAATCAGTGGTATTTAGAACAATTGCCAGAAAATTTAAAAAAGAAAGCTCAAAAATTAATAAGCGCGCAAATAAAAAATATAGATAATTTAGACGCCTCTTTGGAAATAAAACAATATTATATAGCTATGGGATTTAATGTCGCTTGCAAAGTTTCTTATGGTTTACCAGCGACAATTTATACAATAGAATTGCGTTCTGGAAAATTAGTTCACCCCACTCTTAGAAAAATTGCTCATAAAATGCATCAAGCCATTAAAAAAGAATTTCCAAATTTAATTTTGCATTCTGATATGGATCTTGATAATTGGGATATAAGAAGAGGTTTGCAAGATATTAAAGAAAAAAATAATTAA
- a CDS encoding AAA family ATPase, with product MANKKIIIGLIGEIASGKGTIYNYLSQKYDVGYHRFSTILRDILDRLHKEINRENMQKLSTILRENFEQDILAKVIAKDVKNDQHKIIIVDGVRRFADIKYLKKIKGFKLVYIIADIEKRYKRVIKRSENSGDKTKTFDDFKKENRQESEIEIGKVGERADIRMDNNNSFEELYKLIEKII from the coding sequence ATGGCAAATAAAAAAATAATTATAGGACTTATTGGCGAAATTGCAAGCGGAAAAGGAACAATATATAATTATTTATCTCAAAAATACGATGTGGGTTATCATCGTTTTTCCACTATTTTAAGAGATATTTTAGACAGATTGCATAAAGAAATTAATAGAGAGAATATGCAAAAGCTTTCTACAATATTAAGAGAAAATTTTGAACAGGATATTTTAGCAAAAGTAATCGCGAAAGATGTAAAGAATGATCAACATAAAATTATTATTGTTGACGGTGTCAGGCGATTTGCTGATATTAAATATTTAAAAAAAATTAAAGGATTTAAACTTGTTTATATAATTGCTGATATTGAAAAAAGGTATAAACGCGTTATAAAAAGATCTGAAAATTCTGGAGATAAAACAAAAACATTTGATGATTTTAAAAAAGAAAATAGACAAGAATCTGAAATTGAAATTGGCAAAGTTGGAGAACGAGCTGACATTAGGATGGATAATAATAATAGTTTTGAAGAATTATATAAATTGATTGAAAAAATAATATAA
- a CDS encoding cytidine/deoxycytidylate deaminase family protein, with protein sequence MNKNQNHIRLSWDEYFMQIVEMVGARGTCDRGKAGCVITLDKRIISTGYVGSPTGISHCDEVGHEMHTVKHKDGQESMHCIRTTHAEQNAICQAARFGIALNGSTLYCKMTPCYTCAKMIINTGIKRVVCAQDYHAGNRSKEIFVEAKVKYELLSDKMTTYDNMKPDKNGK encoded by the coding sequence ATGAACAAAAATCAAAACCATATTCGCCTTAGTTGGGACGAATATTTTATGCAAATTGTAGAAATGGTCGGGGCTCGCGGAACATGCGATAGGGGCAAGGCTGGATGTGTAATAACTTTAGACAAAAGAATTATTTCTACAGGTTATGTTGGATCTCCCACAGGAATTTCTCATTGCGATGAAGTCGGACATGAAATGCATACTGTAAAACACAAGGATGGACAGGAATCAATGCATTGTATAAGAACAACCCATGCGGAACAAAACGCGATTTGCCAAGCAGCCAGATTTGGTATTGCTTTAAATGGCTCCACTTTATATTGTAAAATGACACCTTGTTATACATGCGCTAAAATGATTATTAATACGGGAATTAAAAGAGTTGTATGCGCGCAAGATTATCATGCTGGAAACAGAAGTAAAGAAATTTTTGTGGAAGCAAAAGTAAAATATGAACTTTTAAGCGATAAAATGACTACTTATGATAATATGAAACCAGATAAAAATGGAAAATGA